From Microbacterium sp. 10M-3C3:
ACGCACGAACTGCTGCACGTCGGGGTCGTGGGTGACCAGCAGCACGGTGACGCCGCGCTCGCTGTTGACCAGAGCCATGGCCTCGAGCACCTCCGTCGAGCTGCGCTCGTCGAGGTCGCCCGTGGGCTCGTCGGCGAAGAGCACGCGGGGGTCGTTCACGAGGGCGAGGGCGATGGCGGCGCGCTGACGCTCCGACCCCGTGACGTCGCCCGGTCGGCGGTCGGTCAGCTCGGTGATCGACAGCAGTCCGACGACGTCGCGCACGCGCTGCGTCCGGGCCCGGCGCGACCCGGGGAGGAGCGACGCGGCGAGATCGATGTTGTCGCCGATCGTGAGGTCGGCGAGGAAGTTGCGCCCGGTCTGCTGCCACACGAATCCGGCGGTCTCGCGACGATAGCGGGCCCGTTCCCGGGCCGACATCGCGAGCAGGTCGTGGCCTGCGACGACGGCGCGGCCGGCGCTGGCCACGTCGAGCGCGGACAGGATAGCGAGCAGGGTCGACTTGCCCGACCCGGATGCGCCGACGATCGCGGTGAGCTCGCCGGCGGCGACGGTCAGGTTGAGGCCCTGCAGCGCCTGGACCTCGATGTCGCCGGTGCGGTAGATGCGGACGAGGTCGACGCAGTCGATCATCGGTGGCGTGGTCATGGTGCTCCGTTCCGGACGAGGAGGGCGAGGCGGGGCGGACGCGAAACCGCGTCCGCGACGAGTGCGGTGGCCGACAGGACGATCGCGATCGCCGGCACCGCGAGCCACGCCGCCGCGGGCACACGGGTGTCCACGGGGAGCCCCCCGGTCGCCGCGGCGATATCCGTGGCACCGTGGATGACCGCGGCGAGCCCCACGCCGAGGCCGACGCCGACGGATGCGGCGACGACCGCGACCGGACCGACCTGCCAGACCGCCAGGAGCCCGCGCCCCCACGCGCGGGCACCGGTGAGCCGCGCCACGCCCCACAGCGAATGCCGCTCGCGGCTCGACGACACCACCGCCGCCATGACCGAGACCAGGGCCAGCAGGCTGGGAAGGATGACGCCGGCGACGAGCACCGCGCGGACGACGGCGACCGTCGGATCTCCGTCGCGCTCGGCGCGCGCGGCCGCCACCGTGTGCAGGGACGCCGAGCCCGCCGTCGGAGACGCGCCGATGCGCTGGGCGATCGTCCTCGCCGCAACGGCCGTGTCGCCCGCCCGCACGAGCGTCCAGCGGGCTGCGAGCGACAGCGCGTCGGACGTGATCGTGTCGCGATCCAGGAGCAGCCATCGCCCGTCCCGGACCGGGAGGTCGGCCGAGGAGCGCACGATATCCACTTTGCCCACCCCGCCGATCTCGACACCGCGCGCGCTTCCGGTCTCGCCGAGCGCGTCCGCGAGATCGGGCGGGGCCAGCGCCGCGCCGCGCTCGAGGACGGGCAGGTCGGGCCGCACCGCGTGCAGCGCGGTCGTGTCGGCCACCAGCACCGTCACCGCGCGCAGACGCCCGCCGTCGGTGACGGTGGCGGGAACGAGCGTGTCGACCTGCACGGCGGCGGCCACGCCGTCCAGGCCCGCCAAGACGCCCGGCGGCGGGACGTCGCCGCCCGCGTCGAGGCGGATGTCGGCGCCGACCGCGCTGCGCGCCGCCGACTCCAGACCCGCGTCGAGCGTCTGGCCGATCAGGAGCGCGCTCGTCGCCGACGTCACCGCCAGGAGGACGGCGAGCACGGGCGCGACACCGGCGCCGCGCCGCGCCGCCCAGCGCGCGCCCAGCCACGCGCGCGTGTGCGCGCCGCGCGAGACGACCCGCGCGAGCACCGCCAGGACCGCCGGCAGGACTGCGGCGACCATAACGGCGGCGGCGCCCGTCGCGGTCGCGGGGACGGCGGCGAGGAAGAGGTCGAGGTCGTCCTCGGTGTAGCCGCGCGCGGCCAGCGTCAGCACACCCGCGACGCCCACCACGACGACGAGGACACCCGCGGCGATCGCCAGCGGGCGCGCCCGTGTCGGGGCGGGGACCACCGCGGCGGCGCCCAGCAGCGCGCTGCCGGCCACAGCCAGCGCGATCGCGGCGGCGACGGGAGCCGCTTCCCCGTCCGGCGCGGCGATGACGGCCGCCCCGGCACCGCACGCGGCGCCGACCACGGCGACCAGCGCGAGATCCACAGCGCCGTCGCGCAGCATCCGTCCCGTGGTCGCCCCGCGCGCCCGCAGCAGCGCACGATCGCCCTCCCGGGCGCGTGCGGCGCCGAAGGCCGTGGCGACGACGGCGGCCACCAGCGCGGCGATCGCGCCCGCGGACAGGAGCCAGACGAGGGCGTGCGCGGTCGCCTCGGCGCGCCCGGCACGCTCCAGGAGCGTGGGAAGCCGGGAGCTCAGCTGCAGCGGTTGGCCGTCGCGCAGGTACGCGCCCGCCGACGACGACGCCCGCAACGCGGACGCGAGCGCATCGCGATCCGCCACCGACACGCGTGCGGGGTCGATCGCGAGCCATCCGGTGACCTGCACGCCGGTCAGCTGCGGGCCGAGGGCGGCGAGCGCAGCGGGCGGAATCCAGGCGCCGACCGTCAGGAGCGTCGTGCCGTCGCGCAGACTCTCGGAGGTCACGCGGTCCAGGGTGGCTCGATGGTCGACGCCCGGCGCGTCGGCGTCCACGTCGAACACGGCGGCCACCCGCACCGGCACCGGGCCCGCCTCGAACACCTGCCCGACGCCGAGCGCGAGCCGGTCGGCCACGGTCCGCGACACGGCGATCGGGAGCGTCCCGGCGCCGTCCCACGTGTCCGGAAGTGCGCCGTCGACCGGGCCGGAGACGGGGATGCGCGTGGCCGCGCCCAGGATGAGCGAGATGCCGTCGGCGTCGCCCGGCGGTGTCAGCCCGGAGACCCCGAGCGGCTCGAGCTGGGCGATCCACCCCCGCTCGCGGATCGCCGCGCGGAAGGGGTCGCGGGCGCGGGCCGCGGTGTCGTCGACCGCGGCGGACATCTGGGCGGCGAGGTCGGCGGGCTCGCCGAGGTATTGCACACCCAGCGCGAGCTCGGCGGCCGCGGCGTGGTCGTCGGAGAGGACTCCCGCGAAGCGCGCCTCGTCGGCCGCTCCGACGGCTCGCGGGAGCACGACGGCCGCGGCCGTCAGCGCCGCGATCAGGAGCGCGTAGAGCGTCAGCACGCCGAGGTGGCGCCGCGACTGCGCCGCACGCGCCCGCCACGGCGACAGCAGGCTCACGTCGCCCTCCGCTCGCGTGCGCCACGGGCGGCGGCCAGCGCCGC
This genomic window contains:
- a CDS encoding ATP-binding cassette domain-containing protein; the protein is MTTPPMIDCVDLVRIYRTGDIEVQALQGLNLTVAAGELTAIVGASGSGKSTLLAILSALDVASAGRAVVAGHDLLAMSARERARYRRETAGFVWQQTGRNFLADLTIGDNIDLAASLLPGSRRARTQRVRDVVGLLSITELTDRRPGDVTGSERQRAAIALALVNDPRVLFADEPTGDLDERSSTEVLEAMALVNSERGVTVLLVTHDPDVQQFVRRTVQIRDGRTSTEVFRTTEVDADGTHRRIAQEYAVLDRVGRLQLPRAEIERLGMRDRVRLGIEERHLEIRPDDEGLER
- a CDS encoding FtsX-like permease family protein — its product is MSLLSPWRARAAQSRRHLGVLTLYALLIAALTAAAVVLPRAVGAADEARFAGVLSDDHAAAAELALGVQYLGEPADLAAQMSAAVDDTAARARDPFRAAIRERGWIAQLEPLGVSGLTPPGDADGISLILGAATRIPVSGPVDGALPDTWDGAGTLPIAVSRTVADRLALGVGQVFEAGPVPVRVAAVFDVDADAPGVDHRATLDRVTSESLRDGTTLLTVGAWIPPAALAALGPQLTGVQVTGWLAIDPARVSVADRDALASALRASSSAGAYLRDGQPLQLSSRLPTLLERAGRAEATAHALVWLLSAGAIAALVAAVVATAFGAARAREGDRALLRARGATTGRMLRDGAVDLALVAVVGAACGAGAAVIAAPDGEAAPVAAAIALAVAGSALLGAAAVVPAPTRARPLAIAAGVLVVVVGVAGVLTLAARGYTEDDLDLFLAAVPATATGAAAVMVAAVLPAVLAVLARVVSRGAHTRAWLGARWAARRGAGVAPVLAVLLAVTSATSALLIGQTLDAGLESAARSAVGADIRLDAGGDVPPPGVLAGLDGVAAAVQVDTLVPATVTDGGRLRAVTVLVADTTALHAVRPDLPVLERGAALAPPDLADALGETGSARGVEIGGVGKVDIVRSSADLPVRDGRWLLLDRDTITSDALSLAARWTLVRAGDTAVAARTIAQRIGASPTAGSASLHTVAAARAERDGDPTVAVVRAVLVAGVILPSLLALVSVMAAVVSSSRERHSLWGVARLTGARAWGRGLLAVWQVGPVAVVAASVGVGLGVGLAAVIHGATDIAAATGGLPVDTRVPAAAWLAVPAIAIVLSATALVADAVSRPPRLALLVRNGAP